GCCGCAGCTACGAGTCCCTGGCCCCCCAGCGCGAAAGGGCCCTGGCTTTCCTTGCTGAGAGTGGCCTTTCCGAAACGGCGGCACGCTACCTGAGCGCCGCGTACCTCGCAGCCACCTTCGAAGCATGGATGCAGTGGGCCGCGGGCTCGGAGCCAGACCCAACCCCGTACCTGCTGGCCGCCCTGGAGGTTTTGAAGGTTCCTTTAGATAATGCAGGAGCTGGCCAGTGGAAGCACTAGCGGTGCTCTTTGATGTGGCCAAGGGAGCAGCATCATTGGCACCTCTGGCGACGTTCGGCGTGGCCTTGGTGGCTTACTTCGCTTACCGCCAGAAAACCAAGGCCGACAAGCGGGACCAATGGTGGAAACGGGCACAATGGGCAATCGATGCAGCACTGGATCAGGAAGATCCCCAACGCAGACTTACAGGAGTAAGTGTTCTAGTACACATGGTGGACAGTGACCTTGCCACAACCGAGGACGCCGACCTCATGAAAATCGTCTCCATAGCAATCCAAGATGAAGAACTCGAAGAAGAGGTTGATGACGAGGAAGGTGAGAGCCGAGTAGACGACACGCCGGACGTCAGCCAAACTTAGAACAAGGAGATGAACATGGCTAAGAAAACAGCAATCGATACATCCCACCGACCATCAAGCGGAGGACGGTACGAGGTGCGCCTGGTATCCCGCAATAAGACAGTCACTGTCTCGTCCCCAATTCGGGCCAAGATTCTCGAACAGACCGAGAAGCTGATCGCTGCTTCAGAGCGCAAGGCTGGACCGCCCAAGTAGCAAACCGCTTCAAGAGTCCCCGGATTATGAGCGGCTCTTTCTGGCGATGAATTGCCGGATCCACTCAACTGTCTCGGGGTGGTCCAAGTGGAGGCCGTGCCCTGCACCAGGAACCCGCACCAGTACGGAGCCACGGATGTGCTGGCGCATCAGAAGTGCATTGGGCAAGGGCGTGAGCACGTCCTCAGTTCCATGGAGTAAGAGCGTGGGGGCTTGGATGAAACCGAGATGACTCCAGGCGTCGTGCTCGCGGCTAGCGTTAAAGTGTCGCGCCTTGGCCCATGCCGACGCGTGGGAGTTGAAGAACGTGTGAACCGCCGCAGGATTGCTTTGCGCCCATTCAGCATCGAAGAAGAGCGGCTCCAGCCGGGACATATCTCCACTGGTCAAGGCGTCCAATGCCTCTCGATCCGGCTGGGTCACAGCGTCGGGCCACTTTCCACCGCTCGTTGCGGCAAGAACCAGCGTACGGACTCTCTTCGGGTAGTCGATGGCCAACCACTGGGCTATGCGCCCGCCCATCGAATGACCGTACACGTGTGCTAAATCCACACCCGCGGCGTCAAGGACGGCTACGGCATCCTCGGCGAGAAGCCGCGTCGTGTAGCGCTCGGCGTCACCCTTCCCACTCCGACCAATCCCGCGGTGATCGAAGCGAATGACGCGGTATGTGCGGGACAGAAGTGCCGCCGTCGGACCCCAACCGTCCATGGACGTGGCCTGTCCTGCGATCAGGAGCATTGGCTCACCCTCGCCTTCGGACGTCCAGGCGAGTTCAGCGCCGTCGGCGGCCTCAGCAAAGTTCACCGTGCCACAGTATCCGGGCCGCCCTCAAAGCGCTGCGGCGCAGGACACAGTGTGTCAATCAGCAGTGAAGATGTCCTCTATAGCGCAGTCAAAGGTCCTGGCAATCTGGAACGCCAACGGCAGCGAGGGATCGAACTTCTCCCGCTCGATGGAAATCACCGTCTGGCGGGACACTCCGAGCGCGGCAGCCAGATCCGATTGCGTCCAGCGCCGTTCCGCGCGACGCTCCGCGAGGTTGTTCTTCACTTCAGAGCCCGGTGGCGGATGACGAGGTAGCGCGCTCCGGCGTCCACCGCGCTCAAGCCGACCAGGGCCAGAAGGATCGGAAGGGCATCCACAGCGATGCGTCCGATGACCAGCACCATAGCAGCCGCGATGGTGGCGACGAGGACGTCGATGAAAGCTCCGGCGCCGGCTTGGCGCATCCACTGCAGCTCCACGCCCTGTTCGCCGTGGGCATCGCGGGCCACCGTGTGGTTCGACACGAAAACCTTGGCACCCAGCGACATAGCCGGGTAAACGGCACAAAGGGCTCCGATCCCCGCAGCTAGCCAGAAGTCATCCGGGTTTGATGCACCCACCAGGACAGAAACCGCCATGGTCAGGATGATGCCGAGCGTCACCGCCAACACGTAGTGATGGAACGGTGCCCGCCTAGATGTAAAGGAAGCTTTACTCATCTTCAAAGTAAAGCACCCTTTACATGTGGAGGCAATGGTTGCGCATCGGGGCTAGCGTTGGGGGATGAGCGCTGACTACAGGTACGACGTCGAGGTGCTGCACCTTTTGGTGTCGCCGGCACACGCCTACTTCGGCCGCGCCCGCGAGGGAGCTGCAGATGTCCCCACCACCGACGCGGACCACGCGGAATTGGTAGCGGGCAAAGGCATCGTTGGCGACCGATTCTACGGCAAGGCCGCACACATGGATGCTGCCTTGACGCTGTTCGCGGTGGAGGCACTTGAGTCCATGGCAGCCGAGCTTGGGGCTGGACCGTTTGACCCTCTCCTGACCCGTCGAAATGTGGTGCTGCGAGGCGTTGAGCTGGCTCCCCTGCTCGGACACGAGTTCACCCTTGAGTCCGGCGGAGACACCGTGCGGCTCAAGGCCGGGCGACCCACTCACCCCTGCGCCTGGATGGATGAAATGCTCGCTCCCGGCGCCCACAAGGCGATGCGCGGGCGTGGTGGCGTCCGGTGCCAGGTGATCACAGGCGGCGTGCTGCATCGAGGCCCGGCAGTACTCGTCAGCCCCGTGCCGCTCGACCCTGCTAAGGCCGGGGACGCCAACGTGCTGAGGCCATCGAGGTTGCCATAATCCGTCGCTTCCAGCCCTTCTTTGAGCCATCAGTACCCAAAATCAACCTATACTAGTTGCAAAGCGGCCCATCGGCGTCGAAAGTTGGGCCAGAAGCGACGAGCCAGAAGCGACAGGCGAGACCTCACACCTCAGAGACAGGCGCCGCGAACTGGGCCTCGTACAGCCGCGAGTACGCCCCACCCGCGGCCAGCAGCTCCGAGTGTGTCCCCTGCTCCACGATCTGCCCGGCCTCCATCACCAGGATGAGATCGGCGTCGCGGATGGTGGAGAGCCGGTGGGCGATCACGAAGCTGGTCCGGTCAGACCTCAACGCGTTCATGGCTTTCTGAACCAACACCTCGGTCCGGGTGTCCACGGAGCTGGTGGCCTCGTCCAGGATCAACACTGAGGGGCGGGATAGGAAGGCTCTGGCAATGGTGAGCAACTGCTTTTCGCCAGCGGAGACATTCCCGCCTTCGTCGTCCAGCAGGGTGTCGTAGCCCTCGGGCAAGGACCGAACAAAGCGCTCCACATAGGTTGCCTGGGCGGCCTCCACAATCTCGTCCTCGGAAGCCGTGGGCCTGCCGTAGGCGATGTTGTCCCGGATAGTCCCGCCAAACAGCCACGTATCCTGCAGCACCATGCCCATCCGCGAGCGCAGTTCCTGCCGCGAGAGAGACGCAATATCCACGCCGTCCAAGGTGATGCGCCCGGAGTCTAGCTCGTAGAACCGCATCATGAGGTTCACCAGGGTGGTTTTGCCTGCGCCCGTCGGCCCAACAATCGCGATGCTCTGCCCCGGCTCGGCAACCAGACTGAGGTCTGTGATCAGCGGCTTGTCCGGCGAGTACCGGAAGGACACATTCTCGAACACGAGCCGCCCACGGGAAGGGCCGGAAGCCGAAGCAGCCGGCTCCTCCGATTCTTCATCCTCATCCAACAGATCAAACACCCGCTCGGCCGAGGCAACACCGGATTGCAGCATGTTGGCCATCGAGCCAAGCTGCGCCAAAGGCATGGTGAACTGCCGTGAGTACTGGATGAAGGCTTGGACGTCACCCAACTGCATGGAACCGGAGGCGACTTGCAGGCCACCCACTACGGCGATCCCCACGTACACCAGGTTTCCGATGAACGTCATGGCCGGCATGATCAGGCCGCTCACGAACTGCGCCCCGAAGCTCGCCTGGTACAACTCCGAGTTCTTGAGACGGAACTTTTCCTGCACCTCGTTCTGCCGTCCGAAGACTTTCACCAGCGCATGCCCGGTGTAGGTCTCCTCGATCTGGCCGTTGAGTTCACCGGTGTTCTTCCACTGCGCCACGAACAATTTCTGCGAGCGTTTGGCGATCAGCAGTGTGGTTCCCAGCGTCAGCGGAATGGTTACCAAGGCGATCAGGGCCAGCAGCGGTGAGAGCAGGAACATCATCACCAGCACACCCAGCACGGTCAGAAGGGAGGAGACCACTTGGCTGATGGATTGCTGGAGGCTTTGGGAGATGTTGTCCACATCATTGGTGACGCGGCTGAGCAGTTCTCCACGCTGGATTTTGTCGAAGTAGCTCAGGGGCAGCCGGTGTATTTTCGCTTCGATCCGTTCACGCAAGCGGTACACGGTGCGTTGGACAACGCCGTTGAGCACGTACGCCTGCATCCAACCGAACGCTGAGGCCAGGACATACAGCGCCAGCGCCCACAGCAGCACCGAGGACAGCGCAGCAAAGTCGATTCCGACGCCGGGAGTGAGGGTCATGGCGCTCAACATGTCGGCCTTGCTGTCCTCACCTGAGGCGCGCAGCCCTGCGATCACGTCGGCTTTGGAGGCGCCGGCGGGAAGCTGTTTTGAGACGACGCCGGCGAAGATCAGGTTGGTGCCTTCGCCCAGTAGCCTCGGACCAATGACAGACAAGGCAACACTGACCACGGCGAACACCAGCACCAGGATCAGCCAGAATCGCTCCGGCCGCAAGGTTCCCAGCAAGCGCCGGGCGGAGGCACTGAAGTTCGTGGCCTTCTCGGCCGGGATGTTCATACCGGCGAAGGGTCCTCCGCGGCCCGGTCCCATGGCCGGCCGCTGGGGACCGCGCGGGCCAGCTGACACGGAGCTCATGCCGCTTCCTCCGCCGCGAGCTGGGAGGACACGATTTCCCTGTAGGTTTCGGAGGTCTCCAGTAACTCATGGTGCGTTCCGCGCCCAACAATCCTGCCGTCGTCGAGCACTAAGATCTGGTCCGCATCCGCGATGCTGGACACGCGTTGCGCCACGATCACCAGCGTGGCTCCGTTGGTGTGGCGTTTGAGGGCCTGCCGGAGCCGGGCATCGGTGGCGGTGTCCAAGGATGAGAAGGAGTCGTCGAAGATGTAGAGCTCCGGCTGTTTCACCAGTGCCCGGGCGATCGCGAGCCGTTGACGTTGCCCGCCGGACACGTTGGTGCCGCCTTGCGAAATGACCGCATCCAGTCCGCCTTCCATTTCCTCCACAAAATCCCGGGCCTGAGCCACGGACAGCGCCTGCCACAGCTCGTCCTCAGTGGCGTCGGGTTTGCCGTAATGAAGGTTGCTGCGGACCGTCCCGGAGAACAGGTAGGGCCGCTGCGGCACCAGCCCGATGTGGCCCCAGAGCAGATCCGGGTGCAGTTCGCGGACGTCCACGCCGTCCATCCGAACCGACCCGGAGGTGGCGTCGAACAGCCGAGGCATGAGGTTCACGAGCGTGGTTTTGCCGGCGCCGGTGCTGCCGATGATTGCGGTGGTCTCCCCCGCTCGGGCGGTGAAAGAAAGCCCGCTCAGCACCGGTTGCTCGGCACCCGGGTAGGCGAATCCGACGTCGTGCATTTCCAGTTCGCCGCGACGGATGCCGCCCGTGACAGGGTTCGACGGCGGCTGGACACTTGATGCGGTGTCCAGAACCTCGCCGATGCGGTCGGCAGAAACGGACGCACGCGGGATCATCACGGCCATGAACGTGGCCATCATGACGGACATCAGGATCTGCATGAGGTAGCTCAGGAACGCTATCAGGGTGCCCACTTGCATGGAGCCGTCCTCGATCCTGAAAGACCCGAACCAGATCACCGCCACGGAGGAAACGTTCATCACCAGCATGACCACAGGGAACATGAGAGCCATCAGACGGCCGGCCCGCAGCGCAACGTCAGTGACGTCGTCGTTCGCTTTGGCAAAACGGGCGGCTTCCATGTCCTCCCGGACGAAGGCCCTCACCACACGGATGCCGGTGAACTGCTCGCGGAGGACCCTGTTGACGGCGTCGATCCGGATCTGCATTTTCCGGAACAGCGGCACCATCCGGGTGACGATCAGCCCCACGGCCACCAGCAACACCGGCACGCACACTGCGATCAGCCATGACAATTGCGCGTCCTGTCGCACCGCCATGATCACGCCGCCAATGCTCAGCATGGGCGCCGCGACCATCAGGGTGCAGGACATAAGGACCAGTTGCTGCACTTGTTGGACGTCGTTGGTGGAACGGGTAATCAAGGAGGGCGCCCCGAACCTGGTGACCTCCTGTTCCGAGAACTCCCCTACTCTGCTGAAGATGGCATCCCG
The sequence above is a segment of the Arthrobacter sp. StoSoilB22 genome. Coding sequences within it:
- a CDS encoding ABC transporter ATP-binding protein produces the protein MSSVSAGPRGPQRPAMGPGRGGPFAGMNIPAEKATNFSASARRLLGTLRPERFWLILVLVFAVVSVALSVIGPRLLGEGTNLIFAGVVSKQLPAGASKADVIAGLRASGEDSKADMLSAMTLTPGVGIDFAALSSVLLWALALYVLASAFGWMQAYVLNGVVQRTVYRLRERIEAKIHRLPLSYFDKIQRGELLSRVTNDVDNISQSLQQSISQVVSSLLTVLGVLVMMFLLSPLLALIALVTIPLTLGTTLLIAKRSQKLFVAQWKNTGELNGQIEETYTGHALVKVFGRQNEVQEKFRLKNSELYQASFGAQFVSGLIMPAMTFIGNLVYVGIAVVGGLQVASGSMQLGDVQAFIQYSRQFTMPLAQLGSMANMLQSGVASAERVFDLLDEDEESEEPAASASGPSRGRLVFENVSFRYSPDKPLITDLSLVAEPGQSIAIVGPTGAGKTTLVNLMMRFYELDSGRITLDGVDIASLSRQELRSRMGMVLQDTWLFGGTIRDNIAYGRPTASEDEIVEAAQATYVERFVRSLPEGYDTLLDDEGGNVSAGEKQLLTIARAFLSRPSVLILDEATSSVDTRTEVLVQKAMNALRSDRTSFVIAHRLSTIRDADLILVMEAGQIVEQGTHSELLAAGGAYSRLYEAQFAAPVSEV
- a CDS encoding MOSC domain-containing protein is translated as MSADYRYDVEVLHLLVSPAHAYFGRAREGAADVPTTDADHAELVAGKGIVGDRFYGKAAHMDAALTLFAVEALESMAAELGAGPFDPLLTRRNVVLRGVELAPLLGHEFTLESGGDTVRLKAGRPTHPCAWMDEMLAPGAHKAMRGRGGVRCQVITGGVLHRGPAVLVSPVPLDPAKAGDANVLRPSRLP
- a CDS encoding ABC transporter ATP-binding protein, giving the protein MLWKVLVRFLRPHQRLLIAVVLFQLAQSIASLYLPTLNADIIDNGVATGDTEYILRMGGLMLLITLLQIACAVVAVYFGAKAAMGMGRDLRDAIFSRVGEFSEQEVTRFGAPSLITRSTNDVQQVQQLVLMSCTLMVAAPMLSIGGVIMAVRQDAQLSWLIAVCVPVLLVAVGLIVTRMVPLFRKMQIRIDAVNRVLREQFTGIRVVRAFVREDMEAARFAKANDDVTDVALRAGRLMALMFPVVMLVMNVSSVAVIWFGSFRIEDGSMQVGTLIAFLSYLMQILMSVMMATFMAVMIPRASVSADRIGEVLDTASSVQPPSNPVTGGIRRGELEMHDVGFAYPGAEQPVLSGLSFTARAGETTAIIGSTGAGKTTLVNLMPRLFDATSGSVRMDGVDVRELHPDLLWGHIGLVPQRPYLFSGTVRSNLHYGKPDATEDELWQALSVAQARDFVEEMEGGLDAVISQGGTNVSGGQRQRLAIARALVKQPELYIFDDSFSSLDTATDARLRQALKRHTNGATLVIVAQRVSSIADADQILVLDDGRIVGRGTHHELLETSETYREIVSSQLAAEEAA
- a CDS encoding alpha/beta fold hydrolase is translated as MNFAEAADGAELAWTSEGEGEPMLLIAGQATSMDGWGPTAALLSRTYRVIRFDHRGIGRSGKGDAERYTTRLLAEDAVAVLDAAGVDLAHVYGHSMGGRIAQWLAIDYPKRVRTLVLAATSGGKWPDAVTQPDREALDALTSGDMSRLEPLFFDAEWAQSNPAAVHTFFNSHASAWAKARHFNASREHDAWSHLGFIQAPTLLLHGTEDVLTPLPNALLMRQHIRGSVLVRVPGAGHGLHLDHPETVEWIRQFIARKSRS
- a CDS encoding helix-turn-helix transcriptional regulator, whose protein sequence is MKNNLAERRAERRWTQSDLAAALGVSRQTVISIEREKFDPSLPLAFQIARTFDCAIEDIFTAD